ATTGCAGATAATTCGTGACTCAGGCATCACCGGCATGGGAGGCGCAGGTTTTCCAACAGCAGTAAAATTAAATCCAAAAGCCGATCAGCACATCGATACCCTTATCATCAACGGCACAGAGTGTGAGCCTTATATCACTGCCGACGATATGCTGATGCGTGAAAAAGCCGACGAAATCGTCGCGGGCGCGCTGTTACTCAGCCACCTATTGGGCAACCCTGAAAACGTCTACATTGGTATCGAAGACAACAAACCCGAAGCCATTGCAGCCATGCAAGCTGCAGTTCAGGGAAGTGTCATTAGAGTCATTGAATTTCCTACCAAGTACCCTTCGGGTGGCGAAAAACAGCTTATCGAAATACTTACCGGGAAACAGGTGCCCAGCGGTGGCTTACCCGCGCAAATTGGCATTGTGGTACAAAACGTCGGTACTGCACGCGCCGCTTGGCGCGCTGTACGCTTCGGCGAACCCCTTATTAGCCGGGTAACCACCGTAGTGGGCGAATCGCTTCGACAACAACGCAACATAGACGTGCCGTTGGGCACCCCTATCGTTCATATCCTGAAATCACACGGTTGGAACCCAGACGCCTGCGCGCGCCTGATTATCGGCGGCCCGATGATGGGCTTCACAGTTGAGAACGCGCTTGCTCCGGTAATAAAAACCAGCAACTGCATACTTGCACCGAGTTACGCCGAAATGCCTCCACCACCGCCGGCTCAGGCCTGTATACGCTGTGGAATGTGCGCCCAGGCCTGCCCTGCTTCGCTGCTGCCACAACAGTTATTTTGGTACGCTCAAAGCGAGGATTTCGAAAAACTGCGTGTCCACAATCTATTTGATTGTATAGAGTGCGGCGCTTGTTCTTTTGTTTGCCCCAGTAATATTCCATTGGTGCAATATTACCGCGCCTCGAAGGGCGAAATTCGTAAACTGGATTTGGAAAAACAAAAGTCCGATCGCTCGCGGCTGCGTTTTGAAAATCGTAAAGCGCGAATTGCCGAAGCTGAATCTGAAAAAGAAGCGAAACGCCTGGCTCGCCGTGAGGCGGCTGAGGCCGCTAAAAAAGCGACGGCGGTAAAGCCGAACGTTTCGCAGACAAGCGAATTGCTTACTGCAGCAGTTAACGCCGCCAGCTCACAATCCGTCGACCCGGAGAAAGAACTCGCCAAGCTGGAACGGGCACTTTCGAGTGCACACAGCCGCGTGGAGCGCGCCAACAAACAACTTGCGGAGTCGCAACAACAGGGTGAAGCACCTGAGCGACTGGCCGCCCTTGCGGCACGACTCAAACAAGCGCAGCAAAAAGCTCTCGAAGCACAAAAGAAACTGGATAACTTCAGTCAATCGCAATTGAATGTTGTCGCCACAGCACAAAGCGTCGCGGAAAAATTGCAGGCTTCCCCGAAAGAACAACTTGAGCAAGCCATTGCATCACTGCGTAAACGCCTTGAAACGGCCAAACAAAAACACGCCGAAGCTCAGGAACAGCATTCTCCCAGCACCGATGCGCTGAAACTGGGTGTTGAAAAACTCGAAGAAAAACTGAACACTAATCTCGAACAACTCGCAAGCCTTGCCCAAAACCAAAGCACAGCTGCGCCAAGCAACCATCAGGTTAACGATGCCGCACAGGCCGCTATTGAGCGAGCCAAGGCCAGTGCAGCGGCAAAAGCGAACATGTCGCCGGAAGAGAAACAACTGGCGCAACTGAAATCTCTCGAAGCACGCCTTGCCAAAGCCAAACTGCGTTTTCAAAAAGCACAACAGGAAAACGACGAGAACCTCGATGCGTTTGCCAATAGCGTCGCGAAGTTGGAAGAAAAATTAAAAGAGGCGCAGGACGCCACCACAGGCGTCAATTAAATCGCTATGCCATTTACGAAAATAACATCCCCCCACGCACATTCCACAACAAACACTGCAAGTGTTATGAAAACCGTGCTGCTCGCAACGCTGCCCGGTTGTGCGGTTATGGTCGCTTATTTTGGGCCTGGAACAGTCACGAACCTCGTACTGTGTTCCCTATTTTGTTTGGGTTTTGAAGCTGCTTTCTTAAAATTGCGCAAACGCCCTTTGGATTTTTATTTACGCGATTACAGCGCACTGGTTACCGCCGTTTTACTGGCCGTGGCCTTACCGCCGTACTCGCCATTCTGGCTGATCGCCACAGGCTGTTTCTTTGCGATTGTGGTGGCAAAGCAGTTATACGGCGGACTCGGTTATAACCCGTTTAATCCCGCCATGGTGGGATACATCGTACTGCTCATATCCTTTCCCCTTGAAATGAGCAGGTGGCCCGCCGCTCTACCTACCTTGGCCGATGGCACATCATTGCCATCACTGGGCGACACTCTGCATTTCGT
The DNA window shown above is from Alteromonadaceae bacterium 2753L.S.0a.02 and carries:
- a CDS encoding electron transport complex protein RnfC, giving the protein MTNAQQVFSIHGGVHPPENKTQSTGEPIGTIPLAAEIVLPLSQHLGAPAMPVVAIGDQVLKGQLIAAPQGLISAPVHASTSGKVIAIENHPIPHASGINAPCIVIETDHNDTWIELTPCEDYTLLSKDNLLQIIRDSGITGMGGAGFPTAVKLNPKADQHIDTLIINGTECEPYITADDMLMREKADEIVAGALLLSHLLGNPENVYIGIEDNKPEAIAAMQAAVQGSVIRVIEFPTKYPSGGEKQLIEILTGKQVPSGGLPAQIGIVVQNVGTARAAWRAVRFGEPLISRVTTVVGESLRQQRNIDVPLGTPIVHILKSHGWNPDACARLIIGGPMMGFTVENALAPVIKTSNCILAPSYAEMPPPPPAQACIRCGMCAQACPASLLPQQLFWYAQSEDFEKLRVHNLFDCIECGACSFVCPSNIPLVQYYRASKGEIRKLDLEKQKSDRSRLRFENRKARIAEAESEKEAKRLARREAAEAAKKATAVKPNVSQTSELLTAAVNAASSQSVDPEKELAKLERALSSAHSRVERANKQLAESQQQGEAPERLAALAARLKQAQQKALEAQKKLDNFSQSQLNVVATAQSVAEKLQASPKEQLEQAIASLRKRLETAKQKHAEAQEQHSPSTDALKLGVEKLEEKLNTNLEQLASLAQNQSTAAPSNHQVNDAAQAAIERAKASAAAKANMSPEEKQLAQLKSLEARLAKAKLRFQKAQQENDENLDAFANSVAKLEEKLKEAQDATTGVN